A part of Shewanella sp. Choline-02u-19 genomic DNA contains:
- a CDS encoding globin domain-containing protein, which yields MNWLKRLVSKKETTEERDPQQSNAYDRIGGEKTIRAVAHQFYLQMQSKQASKELLNIHRAPMIPIAFSICSFSGNSKC from the coding sequence ATGAATTGGTTAAAACGCCTGGTAAGTAAAAAAGAGACCACAGAAGAGCGAGATCCGCAGCAATCGAATGCTTATGATCGTATTGGTGGCGAGAAAACCATTCGCGCAGTTGCTCATCAGTTTTATTTGCAGATGCAGTCTAAACAAGCCAGTAAAGAGTTGCTGAATATTCACAGAGCGCCAATGATACCAATTGCATTCAGTATCTGTTCATTCAGTGGGAATTCAAAGTGCTGA